Proteins from a genomic interval of Enterococcus faecium:
- a CDS encoding ABC transporter permease — MRKFWIITKDVYLKNVKSISFLIMILVPFIMLGIIYVAGNFAQQNSDVNKIGVLADNEQISQQMSQVKTDDFEFKAVDSEEKAQKELSEEKIDAYLVVSTENDKINGMLYSENSLGQSTQLLIQQQLTGLQSMLRASQLGISPEEVASLSQQASLTRQKVNFDSKGKMTVGEDNSTVQYVVSYVATIVLFIIILTYAQIIAQEIASEKGTRIMEVILSSTTAQKHFYGKLTGVLLVALTQMALYGIIFGIGYSQFKDMEMVKNILDGISLDNLIGPFLWYSLLFMIFGILIFSVLAALCGSLVNKAEDTAKAILPVTYLSLGGYMLGLILGASDPNNIVIRITSYIPFLSSYIMPVRLANETVGMGGALISLLVLVAVTFLLMILSANMYKSNVLVYSEGGLWSSLKQSISIMRNERKKA, encoded by the coding sequence ATGCGTAAGTTTTGGATTATTACCAAAGATGTCTATTTAAAAAATGTTAAGTCGATTTCTTTCTTGATCATGATATTAGTCCCTTTTATCATGCTGGGTATCATTTATGTAGCAGGAAACTTTGCTCAACAAAATAGTGATGTCAATAAAATCGGCGTATTGGCTGATAATGAGCAAATCAGTCAGCAAATGAGCCAAGTCAAAACAGATGATTTTGAGTTCAAAGCAGTTGATTCTGAAGAAAAAGCACAAAAAGAGCTTTCGGAAGAAAAAATCGATGCGTATTTAGTAGTCTCAACTGAGAATGATAAGATAAATGGGATGCTTTATAGCGAAAATTCATTAGGACAAAGTACACAACTACTGATACAACAACAACTGACTGGCTTGCAATCGATGCTTCGAGCGAGTCAATTAGGCATTTCACCAGAAGAAGTAGCTAGCTTGAGCCAACAAGCAAGTTTGACTCGACAAAAAGTCAATTTTGATTCAAAAGGAAAAATGACAGTCGGAGAAGATAACTCGACAGTCCAATATGTCGTAAGTTATGTAGCAACGATTGTCTTGTTCATTATTATTTTGACGTATGCGCAGATCATTGCACAAGAGATCGCTTCTGAAAAAGGCACGCGGATCATGGAAGTGATCCTGTCCAGTACGACTGCACAAAAGCATTTTTACGGAAAATTAACAGGTGTTTTACTTGTTGCATTAACGCAAATGGCATTATACGGTATTATTTTTGGTATAGGATACAGTCAATTCAAAGATATGGAAATGGTCAAAAATATATTAGACGGTATCTCATTGGATAACTTGATTGGACCATTCTTGTGGTATTCTCTTCTATTCATGATCTTTGGCATTTTGATTTTTTCTGTTTTAGCAGCTTTATGTGGCTCTTTGGTCAACAAAGCAGAAGATACAGCAAAAGCAATTTTGCCAGTGACTTATCTATCTCTAGGCGGATACATGCTTGGATTGATACTAGGAGCTTCAGATCCAAACAATATCGTTATTCGGATCACTTCGTATATTCCATTCTTATCTTCATATATTATGCCGGTTCGCTTAGCAAATGAGACAGTCGGTATGGGTGGAGCATTGATTTCCTTGTTGGTACTTGTAGCCGTAACATTCTTATTGATGATCTTGTCTGCAAACATGTACAAATCGAATGTACTCGTTTATAGCGAAGGCGGATTATGGAGTTCATTAAAACAATCGATTTCAATTATGAGGAATGAACGAAAAAAAGCATAA
- a CDS encoding fructose-bisphosphatase class III — translation MDRYLDLLSEKFPSTEDVITEIINLEAILQLPKGTELFLSDIHGEFPAFDHILRIGSGNLKEKIKDLFSEQMTETDISQFTIFTAYPEYALTTDWYKEQDKSQLIHHLIDLLRFTTVKYTRSKVRKGLPKEYSYIIEELLYIDDRINGKKDYVKKIIEQLVLMKEEEKFLTKLAQTIQKSVIDHLHIVGDIFDRGTQAAKVMDRIMDFSSVDIQWGNHDILWIGAYCGSEACLLTLLRIAARYNYLFELEKEYGLNLRPLFSFAHQTYQKNPVFAPKNSKDLSEREQEELEKIHQALSILQFKSEHQLLDRRPEFKMDDRKLLEKIDYEASTVDLEGQLYELKGTCFQTIQPDDPKKILEEEQKVIDSLMYSFQHSLRMQKHMTFLIEKGGMYLTNNQHVLFHGCIPVDEKGQLLAFELDESYRGKELLGFFEKQITESAKDLTAKEDLATDLIWYAWSGPFSPLFGKSKMATFERYFLTEPHTHIEKSNPYYHLRDEEWFSEKILAEFDTKEEGSAIINGHTPVKVKKGESPIKANGKVFVIDGGLSKAYQKTTGIAGYSLLCNSYGFQIVTHYPFLPIEQQFAKKSDQTNVKKVIEQQLPRKLNRDTTKGMELQQQITQLKRLLDYRKDD, via the coding sequence ATGGACCGTTATTTAGATTTACTTTCAGAAAAATTCCCCTCAACGGAAGATGTCATCACGGAAATCATCAATCTCGAAGCAATTTTGCAGCTTCCAAAAGGAACAGAGTTATTTTTGAGTGATATACATGGCGAATTTCCTGCTTTTGATCATATTCTGCGTATCGGTTCAGGAAATCTTAAAGAAAAGATCAAAGACCTTTTTTCTGAACAAATGACGGAAACGGATATCAGCCAATTCACTATTTTTACGGCTTATCCAGAATATGCATTAACGACTGATTGGTACAAAGAACAAGATAAATCGCAGCTGATCCATCATTTGATCGATCTTTTACGGTTTACGACAGTCAAATATACCCGGTCAAAAGTTCGAAAAGGATTGCCGAAAGAATATAGCTATATCATTGAGGAACTCTTGTATATCGATGACCGTATCAATGGAAAAAAAGACTATGTAAAAAAAATCATTGAACAACTTGTTTTGATGAAGGAAGAAGAAAAATTTTTAACGAAACTTGCACAGACGATCCAAAAATCTGTCATCGATCATTTGCATATCGTTGGAGATATTTTTGACCGAGGAACTCAAGCAGCAAAAGTGATGGATCGAATCATGGATTTTTCTTCTGTAGATATCCAATGGGGAAATCATGATATTTTGTGGATTGGTGCGTATTGCGGCTCTGAGGCATGTTTACTGACACTTTTACGGATTGCAGCACGCTATAATTATTTATTTGAATTAGAGAAAGAATATGGGTTGAATTTACGTCCATTGTTTTCTTTTGCTCATCAAACTTATCAGAAGAATCCAGTATTTGCGCCTAAAAACAGTAAAGATCTATCCGAAAGAGAGCAAGAAGAATTAGAAAAGATCCATCAGGCACTTTCTATCCTTCAATTCAAATCAGAACATCAGTTATTGGATCGTCGACCTGAATTTAAAATGGACGATCGTAAATTGCTGGAAAAAATCGACTATGAAGCATCAACGGTTGATTTAGAAGGTCAGCTCTATGAGTTGAAAGGAACTTGTTTTCAAACGATCCAGCCAGATGATCCAAAAAAAATCTTGGAAGAGGAACAAAAAGTGATTGATAGTTTGATGTATTCATTCCAGCACTCTTTGAGAATGCAAAAACATATGACGTTTTTGATCGAAAAAGGGGGAATGTATCTCACGAACAATCAGCATGTGCTGTTTCATGGCTGTATACCTGTAGACGAGAAGGGACAGCTCTTAGCATTTGAATTAGACGAATCTTATCGCGGAAAAGAACTGCTGGGCTTTTTTGAAAAACAGATAACTGAAAGCGCAAAAGATCTGACTGCAAAAGAAGATTTAGCAACCGATTTGATTTGGTATGCGTGGAGTGGGCCATTTTCGCCTTTATTCGGTAAGAGTAAAATGGCGACTTTTGAACGTTATTTTCTCACAGAGCCTCATACACACATCGAGAAAAGCAATCCTTATTATCACTTGCGAGATGAAGAGTGGTTCAGTGAAAAAATTTTAGCAGAATTCGACACAAAAGAAGAAGGGTCAGCAATTATTAATGGGCACACGCCAGTAAAAGTAAAAAAAGGGGAGTCACCGATCAAAGCAAATGGAAAAGTATTTGTCATTGACGGAGGTTTATCCAAAGCTTATCAAAAAACGACAGGAATTGCCGGTTATTCACTATTATGCAATTCTTATGGTTTCCAAATCGTGACACATTATCCGTTTTTGCCTATTGAACAACAATTTGCAAAAAAATCCGACCAAACAAATGTGAAAAAAGTAATCGAACAGCAACTACCACGCAAACTCAATCGTGATACAACAAAAGGTATGGAACTGCAGCAGCAGATTACCCAGCTCAAAAGGCTGTTGGACTATCGAAAGGACGATTGA
- a CDS encoding gamma-glutamyl-gamma-aminobutyrate hydrolase family protein, giving the protein MKPIIGIAGNQLIRATDTFQGNQVSYTPQGFVDAVLDAQGLPLILPVMSPDSASQLIGQIDKLILAGGQDVSPQLYMEDPHPKLTETNIQRDQFEQALILEALKQRKPIFAVCRGLQLLNVVLEGTLYQDLSLYPKWSVKHEQQPTAPQFTTHEVKIVSDSLLSNLLPDPYFVNSYHHQAVKDLSPLLKAIAFSNDGLVEAVQSKDDMHKILGVQWHPELTHRVHPSEQRLFDFFVNEF; this is encoded by the coding sequence ATGAAACCAATCATCGGCATTGCCGGAAATCAACTGATTCGAGCAACAGATACTTTCCAAGGAAATCAAGTGAGCTATACACCGCAAGGATTCGTGGATGCAGTTTTAGATGCTCAAGGATTGCCTCTTATTCTGCCAGTCATGTCTCCAGATTCAGCTTCTCAACTGATTGGACAAATCGACAAACTCATTCTTGCAGGCGGTCAGGATGTTAGTCCGCAACTTTACATGGAAGACCCTCATCCAAAACTAACGGAAACAAATATTCAACGAGACCAATTTGAACAGGCACTGATCTTGGAAGCATTGAAACAAAGAAAACCAATTTTTGCAGTCTGCCGGGGACTCCAACTATTGAATGTCGTTTTGGAAGGTACACTTTATCAAGATCTTTCATTATATCCAAAGTGGTCAGTAAAACATGAACAACAGCCCACTGCCCCGCAATTTACGACTCACGAAGTCAAGATTGTTTCAGACAGTTTGTTAAGCAACCTTCTCCCCGATCCATATTTTGTGAATTCTTACCATCATCAGGCAGTCAAAGATCTTTCACCTTTATTAAAAGCCATCGCTTTTTCTAACGATGGACTCGTTGAAGCGGTTCAAAGCAAAGATGATATGCATAAAATCCTCGGTGTCCAATGGCATCCGGAACTTACCCACCGTGTACATCCATCTGAACAGCGCTTATTCGATTTCTTTGTGAATGAATTTTAA
- a CDS encoding endonuclease MutS2 has translation MNNRILETLEFEKVKQMVRQFVVTAQGKEELAELVPVSEKQTITNWLQETEDGLKVQRLRGGIPIPKLENIRPHMKRIEIGADLNGVELAQVSRVLSTTSELNRFIDDLSDSEIEFARLYMWADQLVTIPVLSRRLKEAIDEDGRVTDDASPELKSIRQNIRRSEQAVREQLDGIVRGKNAKYLSDAIITMRNDRYVIPVKQEYRGVFGGVVHDQSASGQTLFIEPKQVVDLNNRLRQYQIAERNEIQRILSELSAELVPHRQEIIHNAYVIGKMDLMNAKARFGKEVKAIVPGISEDNHVVLKQARHPLIDQEKVVSNDITIGKDYQAIVITGPNTGGKTITLKTLGLLQLMGQAGLPIPAGEESQIGIFEEVFADIGDEQSIEQSLSTFSSHMTNTVDILSKVNEKSLVLFDELGAGTDPQEGAALAIAILDDLGKKSAYVMATTHYPELKVYGYNRANTINASMEFDVDTLSPTYRLLIGVPGRSNAFEISSRLGLDTEVIDEAKQLMNDESQDLNEMITDLENRRKMAETEYLEMRHFVSEAQELHDDLKEAYSYFFEEREKEMEKAKKKANEVVSEAEEKAEKIIADIRKMQQQIGQGNVKEHQLIDAKTQLANLHQEETLKKNKVLKKAKEQKTLKPGDEVLVTTYGQRGTLLRKNGNQWQVEIGILKMNVSEDELTPVAPQKEPTQRVIHAVRSESSSHVPNQLDLRGKRYEEALSEVDQYLDSAILAGYPQVTIVHGKGTGALRKGITDYLKNHRSVKSFEFAPANQGGNGATIVKFK, from the coding sequence ATGAATAACCGAATCCTTGAAACATTGGAATTTGAAAAAGTCAAACAGATGGTCAGACAATTTGTAGTGACTGCACAAGGAAAAGAAGAACTGGCAGAATTGGTACCAGTGAGTGAGAAACAAACGATCACAAACTGGCTTCAAGAAACTGAGGATGGATTGAAAGTGCAACGTCTGCGAGGCGGGATCCCTATACCTAAACTTGAAAATATCCGTCCCCATATGAAACGGATCGAGATCGGAGCAGACTTGAATGGAGTGGAGCTTGCACAAGTTTCCAGAGTATTGTCTACGACAAGCGAATTAAATCGTTTCATTGATGATCTTTCTGACAGTGAAATCGAATTTGCACGTTTGTATATGTGGGCAGATCAGTTAGTCACGATCCCTGTTTTGAGCCGCCGTTTAAAGGAAGCAATCGATGAAGACGGACGCGTGACTGATGACGCTTCTCCTGAGTTAAAGAGCATAAGACAGAACATTCGGCGAAGTGAACAAGCTGTTCGTGAACAGTTAGATGGGATCGTCCGTGGGAAAAATGCAAAGTATTTAAGTGATGCGATCATCACCATGCGAAATGACCGCTACGTTATCCCAGTCAAACAAGAATACCGCGGTGTATTTGGCGGTGTAGTCCACGATCAAAGTGCTTCAGGACAGACTTTATTTATTGAACCAAAACAAGTGGTGGATTTGAATAATCGTTTGCGTCAATACCAAATCGCTGAACGAAATGAGATTCAACGTATTTTAAGTGAACTTTCTGCTGAACTTGTTCCCCATCGTCAAGAAATCATCCACAATGCTTATGTGATTGGTAAAATGGATCTGATGAATGCAAAAGCACGATTTGGTAAAGAAGTAAAAGCTATCGTGCCGGGAATCAGTGAAGACAATCATGTCGTCTTGAAACAAGCAAGACATCCACTGATCGATCAGGAAAAAGTAGTTTCTAATGACATCACAATCGGAAAAGACTATCAAGCCATCGTCATTACAGGACCTAACACAGGTGGGAAAACGATCACGTTGAAGACTTTAGGTCTGTTACAACTGATGGGGCAAGCAGGATTACCGATTCCTGCAGGTGAAGAAAGTCAAATCGGTATTTTTGAGGAAGTATTTGCGGATATAGGAGACGAACAGTCGATTGAGCAAAGTCTATCGACCTTTTCTTCTCATATGACGAACACTGTAGATATTTTATCAAAAGTCAATGAAAAAAGTCTGGTATTATTTGACGAGCTCGGTGCAGGAACAGATCCGCAAGAAGGTGCTGCTCTAGCAATCGCAATCTTAGATGATCTTGGTAAAAAGTCTGCTTATGTGATGGCAACAACGCATTATCCTGAATTGAAAGTTTATGGATATAATCGGGCAAATACGATTAATGCCAGCATGGAGTTTGATGTGGATACATTAAGTCCAACGTATCGTTTGCTGATTGGCGTTCCTGGACGAAGCAATGCGTTTGAAATCTCTAGCCGATTAGGTCTTGATACAGAAGTTATTGATGAAGCGAAGCAGTTGATGAATGATGAGAGCCAAGATTTAAACGAAATGATCACAGATTTAGAGAATCGCCGGAAAATGGCAGAGACCGAATATCTGGAAATGCGTCATTTTGTTTCTGAGGCACAAGAACTTCACGATGATTTGAAAGAAGCTTACAGCTATTTCTTTGAAGAACGTGAAAAAGAAATGGAAAAAGCAAAGAAAAAAGCAAATGAAGTCGTGTCAGAGGCGGAAGAAAAAGCAGAAAAAATCATTGCTGATATTCGTAAAATGCAACAGCAGATTGGGCAAGGAAATGTGAAAGAGCATCAGTTGATCGATGCAAAGACCCAATTAGCAAATCTACATCAAGAAGAAACTTTGAAGAAAAATAAAGTATTGAAGAAGGCGAAAGAACAAAAAACGTTGAAACCGGGAGACGAAGTGTTGGTTACGACTTACGGCCAAAGAGGGACGCTTTTACGTAAAAACGGGAATCAGTGGCAAGTAGAAATCGGTATATTAAAAATGAATGTGTCCGAAGACGAGCTGACGCCTGTTGCTCCTCAAAAAGAGCCGACACAACGAGTTATCCATGCTGTACGATCTGAATCTAGTAGTCACGTGCCGAATCAATTGGACCTTCGAGGAAAACGATACGAAGAAGCGCTAAGTGAGGTAGATCAATATTTGGATTCTGCCATTCTAGCTGGTTATCCTCAAGTGACTATTGTCCACGGAAAAGGAACAGGCGCACTTCGCAAGGGAATTACTGATTATCTTAAAAACCATCGGAGCGTCAAAAGCTTTGAGTTTGCACCGGCAAACCAAGGCGGAAATGGTGCGACAATTGTTAAATTTAAGTAA
- a CDS encoding ABC transporter ATP-binding protein, giving the protein MLEVKDLVKTFGNYTAVDHVSFQIPDGKIMGLIGQNGAGKTTTFRLILDFLTQDQGEVLWNGHHLGEKDYDVIGYLPEERGLYPKVTIQDQLLYFAELRGKSRKEIEPKIDFWMEKFQVKGKKTDKVKSLSKGNQQKVQLIATLIHEPKLIILDEPFSGLDPVNAELLKDGILELKKHGSCVIFSSHNMDNVEKICDHLIMLRNGKMVLNGKVHEIRESFGRTKLFLESGLSQQEVEEIEGVKKVILHEDNTLEITLEDPEAGKEIFTRATQFGYIPMFNQQPPTLEEIFKLKAGEIDA; this is encoded by the coding sequence ATGTTAGAAGTCAAGGATCTTGTTAAAACTTTTGGGAACTACACAGCTGTCGATCATGTCTCTTTCCAAATCCCCGATGGAAAAATCATGGGGCTAATTGGCCAAAACGGGGCTGGGAAGACAACGACTTTTCGTTTGATCTTGGATTTTTTGACACAAGACCAAGGAGAAGTGTTATGGAATGGCCATCATCTTGGGGAGAAAGATTATGATGTCATCGGTTATCTTCCGGAGGAACGGGGACTTTATCCGAAAGTAACGATTCAAGACCAACTGCTTTATTTTGCAGAACTTAGAGGGAAATCAAGAAAAGAGATTGAACCAAAAATCGATTTTTGGATGGAAAAATTTCAGGTAAAAGGGAAAAAGACGGATAAAGTAAAATCTTTGTCTAAAGGAAATCAGCAAAAAGTCCAGCTAATCGCCACGTTAATCCATGAACCTAAATTGATCATTTTGGATGAGCCATTCAGCGGGTTAGATCCGGTAAATGCTGAATTGCTAAAAGATGGAATATTGGAATTGAAAAAACATGGTTCATGTGTCATTTTTTCTAGCCACAATATGGATAATGTAGAAAAAATCTGCGATCATTTGATCATGTTGCGAAACGGAAAAATGGTTTTGAATGGAAAAGTACATGAGATTCGTGAATCATTTGGCCGTACGAAGTTATTCTTGGAATCTGGTTTAAGCCAACAGGAAGTAGAAGAAATCGAAGGCGTGAAAAAAGTGATCCTTCATGAAGACAATACGTTAGAGATTACCTTAGAAGATCCTGAAGCTGGGAAAGAAATCTTTACTCGTGCGACTCAATTCGGCTACATTCCTATGTTCAACCAACAACCGCCAACTTTGGAAGAGATTTTCAAATTGAAAGCAGGTGAAATCGATGCGTAA
- the uvrC gene encoding excinuclease ABC subunit UvrC: protein MNERIKNKLALLPDQPGCYLMKDKNGTIIYVGKAKILKNRVRSYFTGSHNTKTERLVSEIEDFEYIVTESNIEALLLEINLIKKNDPKYNIMLKDDKTYPFLKITNEKYPRLVITRKVLKDKALYFGPYPDVGAANETKKILDRLFPLRKCKPSQTKEPCLYYHLGQCLCPYYFDVDPKVYTKIVDEVKNFLNGGHEKIESEIHQKMEKAAENMEFEKAAEYRDQIRAIETIMTRQKMTNTDLLDRDVFGYAIDKGWMCVQVFFVRQGKLIERDVSMFPFYNEAEEDFLTYIGQFYQENEHFIPKEVLIPDTIDKPSVEALLATKVLQPKRGEKKKLVELANKNASVALNERFDLIARKQERTIGAVERLGNAMNIPTPIRIESFDNSNIMGTNPVAAMVVFIDGKPARKEYRKYKIKTVNGPDDYASMREVIYRRYSRVIREGLPLPDLILIDGGKGQVDVAKDVLENQLGIDIPIAGMAKNDKHKTNELLFGTDLAVVPLERNSPEFFLLQRIQDEVHRFAITFHRQLRSKNSFASRLDEIEGLGPKRKKMLLKEFKSLKNITAATTEELQEIGLPKNVAQNVFDKLHQE from the coding sequence ATGAACGAACGAATCAAAAACAAATTAGCTTTACTTCCTGATCAGCCCGGCTGTTACTTGATGAAAGATAAAAATGGAACGATCATTTATGTCGGCAAAGCCAAAATATTAAAAAATCGTGTCCGCTCATATTTTACTGGCAGCCATAATACGAAAACGGAACGGCTTGTTAGTGAAATCGAAGACTTTGAATACATCGTTACAGAATCGAATATCGAAGCATTGCTCTTAGAGATCAATCTGATAAAGAAAAATGATCCTAAATACAACATTATGTTAAAGGATGATAAAACCTATCCTTTCCTTAAGATAACGAATGAAAAATATCCCCGTTTGGTGATTACTCGTAAGGTACTAAAAGACAAAGCACTGTATTTTGGACCATATCCTGATGTCGGTGCGGCGAATGAGACAAAGAAGATCCTCGATCGATTATTTCCTCTAAGAAAATGCAAACCTAGTCAGACGAAGGAGCCTTGTCTTTACTATCATTTGGGACAATGTCTGTGTCCTTATTATTTCGACGTAGATCCGAAAGTCTATACGAAAATCGTTGATGAAGTGAAAAACTTTTTAAACGGAGGACACGAAAAAATCGAGTCAGAGATCCATCAGAAAATGGAAAAAGCTGCTGAAAATATGGAGTTTGAAAAAGCTGCAGAGTACCGAGACCAGATCCGTGCCATTGAGACAATCATGACTCGCCAAAAAATGACAAATACTGATTTACTGGATCGAGATGTATTTGGTTATGCGATTGACAAAGGATGGATGTGTGTCCAAGTGTTTTTCGTAAGACAAGGAAAGCTAATTGAACGAGATGTTTCAATGTTTCCTTTCTATAACGAAGCAGAAGAAGATTTCTTGACTTACATCGGTCAGTTTTATCAGGAAAATGAGCATTTCATTCCTAAAGAAGTCTTGATTCCTGATACGATCGACAAGCCAAGTGTAGAAGCTTTGTTAGCTACGAAAGTGCTGCAACCAAAACGAGGAGAAAAGAAAAAATTAGTTGAATTGGCGAATAAGAATGCCTCAGTTGCTTTGAATGAACGGTTTGATCTGATTGCCAGAAAACAGGAACGGACGATCGGAGCAGTTGAACGTTTAGGAAACGCGATGAATATCCCGACCCCAATACGTATCGAGTCTTTTGATAACTCTAATATCATGGGGACGAATCCTGTGGCTGCGATGGTCGTATTCATTGATGGAAAACCGGCAAGAAAAGAATATCGGAAATATAAAATAAAAACAGTCAACGGACCGGATGATTATGCATCAATGAGAGAAGTCATCTATCGCAGATATTCACGAGTGATTCGCGAAGGGTTGCCTTTACCTGATTTGATCTTGATCGATGGAGGAAAAGGACAAGTAGATGTGGCAAAAGATGTCTTAGAAAATCAATTAGGAATCGATATTCCTATTGCTGGCATGGCAAAAAACGATAAACATAAAACAAATGAGTTGCTATTCGGTACAGATTTGGCTGTAGTACCGCTTGAGCGAAATTCACCAGAGTTTTTCTTACTCCAGCGAATCCAAGATGAAGTCCATCGATTCGCAATCACTTTCCATCGGCAGCTACGCAGTAAAAACAGTTTTGCTTCCCGATTAGATGAAATTGAAGGGTTAGGACCAAAAAGAAAAAAAATGCTGCTTAAAGAGTTCAAATCGTTGAAAAATATCACAGCAGCCACGACAGAAGAATTACAAGAAATCGGACTGCCGAAAAATGTCGCACAAAACGTATTTGATAAATTACATCAGGAATGA
- the trxA gene encoding thioredoxin yields MSQVITDKTFNEETDKGLVLIDFWATWCGPCRMQAPILDQLEQEYDEEEFRIAKMDVDENPETPQQFGIMSIPTLMLKKDGQVVEKAVGVHSKEQLRQMIDQYL; encoded by the coding sequence ATGTCACAAGTAATTACAGATAAGACATTTAATGAAGAAACAGATAAAGGACTTGTATTGATTGATTTTTGGGCAACTTGGTGTGGTCCATGTCGTATGCAAGCACCGATTTTGGATCAGTTGGAACAAGAATATGATGAAGAAGAATTCAGAATTGCTAAAATGGATGTGGATGAAAATCCAGAAACTCCTCAACAATTCGGTATCATGAGCATTCCAACATTAATGTTGAAAAAAGATGGTCAAGTAGTAGAAAAAGCTGTTGGTGTTCATTCAAAAGAACAACTACGTCAAATGATCGATCAATATTTATAA
- a CDS encoding CvpA family protein, translating into MLSLLILFLLLIAFFSGARRGFALQIIFAIGYVLSFIAAQHFYKPLASHLELYIPYPAVTPTSKLAFFDQVFAFHLDEAFYAGTAFLIILLIGWLLTRFVGVFVHGLTYVPILRQVDWIAGGILSLIMAYVTIFLILQLLAFVPLDVVQNQFGEHSFARFIVERTPFLTNKMYELWVTNILN; encoded by the coding sequence ATGCTGAGTTTGCTGATTTTATTTTTATTGCTAATTGCGTTTTTTTCTGGAGCACGTCGCGGGTTTGCTTTGCAAATCATATTCGCGATTGGATATGTATTGTCATTTATTGCTGCCCAGCATTTTTACAAACCATTAGCAAGTCATTTGGAATTATACATTCCATACCCAGCTGTCACCCCAACATCAAAGTTAGCATTTTTTGATCAGGTATTTGCCTTTCACCTAGATGAAGCTTTTTATGCAGGAACTGCTTTTCTGATTATTTTGCTAATTGGCTGGCTGCTTACCCGATTTGTGGGGGTTTTTGTCCATGGGTTGACGTATGTGCCGATCTTGAGACAGGTAGACTGGATTGCAGGAGGCATCCTGTCACTAATCATGGCTTACGTTACTATATTTTTGATTTTGCAGTTACTTGCCTTTGTTCCATTAGATGTGGTCCAAAATCAATTCGGCGAGCATAGTTTCGCTCGTTTTATCGTTGAGAGAACGCCATTTCTTACCAACAAGATGTATGAGCTTTGGGTAACGAATATTTTGAATTAA